Part of the Phacochoerus africanus isolate WHEZ1 chromosome 8, ROS_Pafr_v1, whole genome shotgun sequence genome is shown below.
AATAAATACCCAAACTGCCGAGGCGGGCGGAGCCGGCTGTGGCTCCGAGAGCAACGCACGTGAGGAGGAAGGCACGAAAGTCCCCGAAAAAGCGGGGCTGTCGAAAGCAAAAGGTTCTCCAGAAAGCAGGCGGAGCTCGCGCTAGACGTTCGCCGCGTAGAGAGCTTTCCTGGGAGGGCAGGGCCTCATACACACAGAGGATTTGTGGTTTGCGAGCCGATGTGGGTGGGGGTGCCTGGAAGGTGAAAAATAGATGcttgaaccctggccctgctgcctTCTCTAGGTCGCAGTTTGCCCACCCCCGTCGGGGGGCCTCAGCCAGGCCGGAGGAAGAGAGAGGTCCGCGATCCCCTCAGCGGCAGCAGCTTTCCCGGCTACAAGTCTCGCTTGAGCCGCGgcccccactcctccctccccgGCCGCCAGGGGGCGGGCCCGGATCACAGGGCTAGAGCTGGGGCGGAGACCCACGCTCGGAGTGCTGTGAACCGGAGGCGGTGGGAGTGGCTTCTGGGCGGTACCCGGGTCACCCAACCCTCCAGCAGAGCCGGAGCGGAGGACGGGCTCGGGTTCTACGGTTCAGGCGGCGAAGGTGGCTCCCGGGCGGGGTCAGACTGCGGCGAGATGGCCGGCGCAGGCCACCAACCCAGTGCAGCCCAGGGCGGTGGCACCAGCCAGAGCAGCGGCGAACAGGAGCAAGGAACGCGCCTCCCGTAGGCCAGGCCTAGGGACCTGCGGGGAGAGGGCGGGATCAGCACCGCGATACGGGACTCTGATTGGCTCCTGGGACTTGCCCCGCCCATGCTCGTAAGAGGGGCCGAaaccccccctgccccctgcccttcctcccagTGCGGACAGCTGTGGTTGGTCGGCTCGCAAGCCTAAGTCTTGTCCGAACTCATCATTGGCTGCTTGGTAAAGACCTGCTTTGATTGGCTGCCCGAGCCTTCCCGCCCCCCAGACCCCGACGCCCCGCGGCAGGCCCAGCCCCGCAGAGGCTTAGCTAAGCACAAGCGGCTTTGGGTACGTGGAGCTAGGCTGGGGCGCGGCGAGCGGGCAGGCGTGAGCAGCCGGACGTACCCTGGCAGGGAGCAGCAGGTGGCGGCGGTGCATGGGGCCTGGCCCCACCAGCGGGCACTGGCCCAGAGCCACGGCCGGGGGGCCATCTAGctggagagagaagggacaggTGACCCGATCCGAGCTCAGCTCGGCCCGGCCGCCCTCAGCGGGGGGCGAGAGACAGCGAGGGGAGTGGAGGTCGGGGAGGGCTTCTCGGGAGATCCCGGCTGGGATTTGGAGAGAGGCCTGAACTAGGGATATCTGGTAGATGTGGGGCTGAAAGGAGGGTGTCTGCCGACTGGAACCTCAAAAAGGAAGGAGTGAGCCCTAAATCCGGGCGGGGGTACAGGGAGATGGGGACAGGGTCTGCACAGGGGACAGGAGGCTTGACGCAGGGGAAAAAGAGGGGTCTTACATGGGAAGGTGGATCCATGGCCCGGGGACTGGGGAGCCCCGTGACagctggaaggagaagagagaggcgTAGGGCGCGTGAAGGGGCGGTGGCGCGGCGTGCCCCAGCCTGGGCCCCTCGCCTCCCCCAGGTGTCCACACGCGCCGCGGGCCCACCTCCCCCCGACGCCCTCAGGAAAGGGGGCGGATGAGGGACTCGCCTGCGGCTCCCTCGGCCTGAAGCAACTCCATCCGCTCCTGCAGCTGCCGAACGTGCGCCTCCAGGTCTCGGTTCCGGGCCTGGGCCTCCTGGAGTTGACTGCAGGTAGGTAAGGACCGTGAGCCCTTCGGGATTCCAGCGAGAGAGGCCGCTAAATGTAGTGACTGTCCCGGCCCCGACCCCGACCTGGCGAAGTTCTGGTTGGCCAAACGGATGGCCTCTAGCTCCTGGCTCAAGCTCTGCCGGCTAAGCACCTCCTCCTCCAAGGCCTCTTGGAGCTCCCGAAGCGTCACCTCGGCCTCTGCCACAGGCTCCAGAATGGCCTCCGGAACTGCCACTTCAGCCTGGGTATGGGAAGCAAGCTTAGGGCTGCCTGTGGCCCCAGGAGCACTGGAGACTTGGGCATAGATTCcagacctggggggggggggtgctccctTGACCTCTATTCCTGCAACTCCTAGAGCTTTCTAGAATTCCCACAGCTCCTGCAGCGATCTGAGCCCTCTCCTTCCCtaaccccagcccagccctgtctCCAGCCTTTCATCTGGTTCCCTCCCATCCACCTTCCACCCCAGAACTAAAGGGCGGTTCCTACAACACTCACCAACCTGACCATGGCCCTCCCCTGCTCAAAATTTCTCCAGCCTCTCAGTGCCCTGAGCGAAGGCCACCCGCACCAGAAGGCCCTGTGTCGTGTGTTTCTGCTGCCCCTtcagcctcccctccctgcttctgGAACAGTTCAGGCTCACCACCACCCTTTCACGGTTAAGAGCAAACCAGCTGGCCCTACCACAGGGCCCTCACTCACCCCTGAGGCCCTCTTTGCCGACCAATGGctgctctgcctcctccacctcctcctccagggcttCCCTCCCCACAGAGTCCCCTCCACACTCGCTCAATGACCTCTTCTAACGTCTCTGTGGGGATCATGAGTGACTGATGtgaccttgtctctcctgtgttTTCCATCGCTTTCTGTAGGCTTCCAGAGAGCTGAGCCCTCCATGGCACATGCCATCCCTGAAGGCCTGCCCCTGTCTCTCAGATTCGTCCCTCACTGACTGTCTCCTCCAAAGACTCACTGTTTCCTCTGATCCAGGCACTGTGGGTTCCAGGCTGGGCTCTTGCAATGGCTCAGGCAACGGCTCGACCTCCAGTTCCATGGGCGTGGAGCCCAGGATCTCCTCATCCCTGAGGAGAGGGCAAGGGGAGGAAGAGTGGCCTCACCTAGAGGCTGCTGGTCCCCTGGGTGTAGAACCAGGACTCCCTAGCCTGTGCACGTGGGGCAACCAGACCCGAAGTCCCTGTGGTTTGAGGAGGCGGAGAGGCCGAGTGAACAAATGCCAGGCTGGTGGGACAGGGCCTCCTCTTGTCAGGAAAAGGCATGTGCCTTGCATGACCTCAGGCCCTTGGCAGCTGGCTGGGGTCAGGACACCCATGTTCTAGATCTGCTCATCTCTTCCATCTCCATGTGGCCTCTGCAGGCCCCTCTCCTTAGGGCCTCAAGAAGCgaggggatggagttcccgtcgtggcgcagtggttaacgaatccgactaggaaccatgaggttgcgggttcgatccctggcctcgctcagtgggttaaggatcccgcactgtcgggagctgtggtgtaggttgcagactcagctcggatcccgtgtggctgtggctgtggtgtaggccagcggctacagctctgattcgacccctagcctgggaacctccatatgccgcgggagcggcccaagcaatggcaaaaagataaaaacataataaaataaaaataaaaagactgtgaTTAAGTGAATAAATTCAATGAGTTTGTGTTAAGATTGAGTTAAAAATTCTAAACTTACTATTTTCTAAGACATAGAGGTCGTTACTATATAATAGAAATCTAAAAGCGGAAGGTTGGAAGATTCTGGAAGGCCGAGCCTGTGACTCTGAGGTTTTACAACTGaatctaaaatttcaaaatacttttctttttttttagggccacacctgcagcacatggacgttcccaggctaggggtgcaatcagagccgcagctgccggcctacatcacagccacagcaacgccagttccgagccacatctgtgacctacaccacagctcatggcagtgccggatccttaacccactgagcgaggccaggggttgaaccctcatcctcagggatactagttgagttcgttaccacggagctacaatgggaactccgaaaatttcAAAACACTTATGGTCTGAGAATTTAAGGTCTTAATAACTCTGCTCCTAAAAGTTCTTAGTCCCAAAAAAATAAGGTTCCAAAACGGACGCTGCCATTCTTCTGGGTGCCAATGGGCCAAGATACGACAACCCCAAGAGACCTCTCAGGGCCTCTGGAGGCAGATGCCCCATCCCCTCCTCTCAGGCTGTACCGGGGCAGCACTTACCTGAGGGCCATGCAGGAGTAGGAGTAGCCCACGAAAGGCAGGTGGACCCCCAGGGGCATGCCTTCCCCAATATCTGACAGCGTCTCCTACACAAGAGAAGCACAGATGGGAGGTGACCGGTGGCTGTCAGGGGTGCCCCTTGGCAGCCCTTGGTTTAAGTGCTCCACCCACCACAACCCACCCCAGCTTGGGGTCCATCTAAAGTGGATcctatgtcattttcttttattatgttcTGCTGCTTCCCTCAGAGCCCTCGCCGCAGTATAACTATAACCTTCTCCAGACTGTAAGTAGATGAGAGCAGGGATCACGGCTGGCCTGGTCCAGGTGTCCCCAAAGGCGCAGCACAAGGGCACTCAGGCTGAGCCAGCATGGGCTAGTTGGTACCAGGGCTGAGAGATGGCCTAGGAAGGGAGATTCCTCAATGGTGTTTTCCTGCCTCTCACCTCTCATCCTTCCAGGTCTCAGCTCAGATAGTcccctcttccaggaagtccTCCGGAATCTTTCATGCTGAGTCAGGAGGCCCCATCCCCTGCACCCCACCATCTCAGCCCTGGTCTCTCTGGGGCATCATTGTCTGAAGACAAGTCTGTGTCCCCCACTGGACTGTGAGTCTAGGTCACCGCTGGGTCCCCAGCACTGGGCCGACACAGAGCAGATGTTCTGGGGAAGGAATGATTTCAGGACCCCAGGAGGAACTTCAGTGTTATGGCGGAGGAATGAGGAGGTACCCTCTTTGGAGCAGGGGTCGAAGGTACCTACCCCGCCCCCGCTCACCATGGCAGTGAGCCCGTCTTCCACCACATCAAAGTTGCACGTGTCCGTGGCACCGTCAAAATCTGGTGTAAAGGGAGGCACGCTGTCTCGGAGGCTGTCCCAGtcaaggccaaaaaagaaaggatgctTCTGGAAATCGCCTGCTCCATTCCGGCCCAGGCGCATCTCCCGCGGACACAGCAGCTGCTGGATGAGGTCGCGAGCCTCCTCAGGGACCCCTGCATCTGCCAGCGGTAGAGACAGGTGCTCCTGctcagagggagagggaaagaagggcTGTTACCTGGGCGCATGTGTGGAGAGACTGGGGTTCCGGGCTCTGCTCACCTTGTAGTGCACGATCTTGCCATAGGTCTCAGCCGTGGAGTCGGCGTAGAAGGGCGTCTGCCCGTAGAACATTTCATAGGCGAACACGCCCAGCGCCCACCAGTCACACTCGGGCCCGTAGCTGCCAGTCCCCGGCCCGCCGCCCACGGCCTGCAGGATCTCGGGAGACAAGTAGTCCGGGGTGCCCACCGCCACCAGGGACCGCACCTGAGCCAGCAGGACAGGGTTGGGCttggccccgcccctcccagcTCCGGGTCCGCCGCCGTCTCCCAACCAGGACGCTGGAGCTCAGGATCGCCTTCTGCCTGTTCTAACCCCGAGCCACAGGCGGGGGTAGGTCTGGGTCacctcctcccttcttctccaaATCTAGTCCTGCCCCTCACCCTTGCTCTGCCAGCGCCCTCAGCCCTGCCTCTACACCCTGCACCTGCTGTGTCGCTCCCGACACTACCCCCCAGTTGTAGCCGGAGCTGCCCACGACCCGCGCACGGCTCACTACCGCTCACCGTTCCATCTGCCCGCAACTTGAGGCAGGAGCCGAAGTCCGCCAAGCGGATGTGACCGCAGCGGTCCAGCAGTATGTTGTCTGGTTTGATGTCCCTGCGCGGAGGGAAGGGGTTGAAGTGAGCCTCTCTCGTGACGTCTTAGCAGGCTCCACCTCTCTAGGCTGCaccccagggccccaccctcccAAGGACCACACTCTCCAACCTCGCCCCCTTCAGCCCCTGCAGAGCCCACCTGTGCACGTAGCCCAGCCGGTGTACCGAGTCTATGGCCATGACAATCTCGGCCAGGTAGAAGCGTGCCATCTCGGCCGGGATCCGCTCCCCAAACTTGCTCAGCAGCGTTAGCAGGTCCCCGCCCACGTAGTACTCCATGACCAGGTACTGGGAGGGGGCGCGTCATGAGCGGTCGGTACCCCGCCTGGCTGCCGATCGATCGCTGATAGCCCGGAACAAAGACTCCCAGACGCACCTCATCCCTGGGCAGAGACCCCGCACGCAGTCCCAGCCCCAAGAGATCTCCCAGAGACACGCCCCTCCAACCCTCACTTTCCCAGGATGTCACTGGACAGAGATTCACTCCCCCCAGAGAGTCGGAAAAAGAACCGAGAGGCCTCCCGATGTGCAGAGTGTGGAATCCAGTTACCCCTGCCCAGAGGTCCCCACATAGACTTGAGACTGTCTCATTCCAGGCAGTGCCCGGGAATCGGCCTGGGAAAACGGAGGTAAGGCACCTCTCCGATCCCGGGAAAGGAAGGCCATTTcctcccacacacacaaacacgcattTTGAAGCAGGGTCCCAGTCCTAGAACTTCCTCTCCCTGCCGCCGCCTCGGTAACTGACAGCCTCAGGCGGGAGGCTCACCAGGTAGTTCTCGTCCTGGAAGGCGAAATGCAGCTGCGTGATCCAGCGCTGGTCCCCGTTCACCAACACATCCCTCTCTTCGCGGAAGCACGACACCTGCGGAGCACCCAGAGGAGCTGGAGCGGGAGGTGGAGCCCGAGGGGAGGAAAGATTCTCAGCGGCACGGCCCTCACCTCGCCTCTCTTCAGCATGTCCCACTTATTCATGATCTTCATGGCGTACACCTGGCCCGTCTGCTTCATCTTCACCACCGCTACCTGGGGGCCAAACAGGGCaggggggccggggggcgggggaacCGCCGGGCTGGTAGATCAGACGCCCCGGGACACGGACAGGCTTGGCCCCGCCCAACTCGTCGCGCCACGCCCACTGGCCCCAAGCCCCACCTTAGGTTCTAAACTCAGTCATTCATCAATTTCTAAGGCCCCGCCCCGAAGTCCTCCGTCCCGCCCACTGCAGGAAGAGTCAGGTCTCCAACCCCACCGAGCGGTGGCTCCAGGCTCACCTCGCTGAACGCCCCGCGTCCGATCACCTTCAGAATCTCGAAGTCATCCCTCTGCAGTCGGGCTTCCTTAAGCCTCGCCGCAATGGGATCCACTGGGGGGCAGCAGGAGATGAGAACCGAGAATAATAGGGACTGACCCTGGAGGCAGGAGCCAGCCCCACCCTCTGTCCCCGAGTCTCCCCTCGCTGCCCCTCCCCTTTGGACTATGTGCCTCCTAAGGTCTCCACATAAACGTTACACGAGGTCTGCGGAACCCAGAACTGCCCGCAAACAGAGAGAGGTGGGATGCCTGGGAACCCCTTTCTGGGGTTCTTGGGGGCGTAGGATGGAAGGGTGAGATAAATCCACCAAAGGAAGGTCCTGAAGGACAGAGCAGAAATGAGGCCCAGTTTCCTGGGCTTCAAGCCCCTACTGCTGGTGACCCGGCCCACCCCCCAGGTCTCTCACTCGGTCTGTCCTGGACTGTGGCCCAGAGCATGCAGTTTAATCCAGCACCTCCAAGCTCAGATGCAGGTGGCTCTTGGACCACACTTTGGGAAACCCTGAGTGAGACCGGGGCAGGGAGAAGGAATGGGAGTCCCGGCTCCAGGGCTGCAGGAGTGGTCAAGTGTTACCTCTGCGCTTTCGACCGCAGCGGGAGGCTTTCCTATCACCCCTACCTACAGCGGGGGAACCAAAGCCCAGACAGTGAAGTCCTCTGCCAAGGTCCTAGGTGAGCGATGTTACAGAGGGTGGTCTGGGAGGGGGAAGCAGGGTGGAGGTAGGAgatgggcagggggagagggaggcctgGACTCCTGTGGGTGGGAGAAGCAGGGagctgcagaggaaggagggagggagcaaagGGTACAAGCAGGACCGAGGGAAGAGACAGTGGGTTACGGAGAGGGTTGGGGGTTCGAGGAGAGTGGGCCAGCAGGGCGGCAGCAGCCAGGGCccgggatgggggagggaggagagcgcCAAGACATTGAGCCCTTTTAAGGCAGCGGGaacccaggccccctcccccgcccaggcggcctggcaggggaggggccgcAGGACGCTGCTCGGGCCACAAAAGGAGTGCTCCTTACAGGAGAGCTAGACTCTAGCCCCCACCTCAGGTCTCGGGTTGTCCTGCCAGTCCAACTCCATCCTCCGCAGAAGGGGGGCTGAGAGAGTTACTAAGGGCTGGGGTGTGTGGGGAGAAGGTTCTGCCAGAGGCCTAGTGGTCTCGCCCTTGGCCTCCAccttcccatctgcaaaatgggaagaggaagaggagcagggcCTTGGGCAGAAAGAGATGGACCCAAGAAAAGAGGGAGCGGGCCAAGGTGGAGAAACGAGACAGGGACACAGTGCCCAAGGACCAAGAGCAAGCCACTGAGGGACAGGCCAGTGGAGGGAGAGAAACCCGGGTGAGCCTGAGTCCTGgcccaggagggggtggggggagacaagGTAGGAGGCTGAGGCTGCAGCAACTTCCCTGTGGACCTATCTCCAGGAGGAGACTTGGCCAGAAGGGACTCTTGGGTAGAGGGGGCAGCACGGAAGCTACAGAGAAGGTGGGCCCACCCAGAAGAACCCTAAATTGTTCCTCCTCCAAccagggggtggaggaggtgctGGGTGGTGCCTGTCTGCAGAGCTggttccccgccccccaccccagggcctgccTGAGTCACCGCAccctcccagggcctgggcaCCTGTTGGAACAGCTGGAGAGGCTGGCGCCGAACACCTGCCGgctggccacacccctggcagcTGCCCCGCGCTGTCCCCTCTGCTTGCCCCTACGCTCAGGGAAACCAGGGTGGAGGGCTATAGAGCctattttggtggtggtggggagtccTAGGAAACAGGGTTCCCCATCTGTCCCTAGGCCTCGGCTCAaggagggggtgctgggggaCCAGGAGAGGCTGTGCCCAGTCCAGCCTACCATGGCTCCCAACTCATGGTTCTGAGTCATGGCTGCCTGCCCTCTGGTGACCCCACTCTGCCCGGCCAGGGTGGCACTGGGGAGAAATGTGCCACCCCAAGACCCAGGCCCAGATGCTGGGCCCCTCAGTGGGAGGCTTTCCCCATGCCCATCCCGCATCCAAAATCAGCCCCTGCACCCAGACCcgccttctccctctgccctgcctcccGCCCTCAACGTGGGGTTCCCACAAAGGTAGGCACTCACCCCACTGCAAGAAGTCGGCCACATACTTCTCCTGGGCCAGGTCGGAGGCGCCCAACTCCTGGTGGACACCCAGGAGAAGGTCGAGCAGGGGCTCCAGCCCCAGGAAGCCGGGGTCCAGCACCAGCTGCTGAAGCCGCCTCAGCCGCACCTCGGCTGACATGACGGGCAGGCAGCACCATGGCCCCCTCCCCGGGTGGGGGGCTCAAGGTCCTCCTGTCATGGGGCCTGGAAGGCCCCGTccaggccctggggccctggccgCATGTCTGCCTGTCCCTGGCTGTCCCCTGGGCCTCTCTGGCCACTTCTCTCTGCTGGCTGCTAAggcctcctccccttctccccaccccttggTCCGGCCCCCTCTAGCCTCCCAGCCTTAACCCCTCACAAGCCAGGCCCCCCCAACTCCCTCCTTCCAGGCCCCTCGGAATGCTTCAGTGTCAGATGGGGGGGGTTAGAGAATCTCAAGCCTcaaactcccctcccccagaaaaGGCGGAGCACAGTGGAACACCATACAGATGCCAAGGATGAGCCCTCCCATTTCCCAGAGGGGACCAATTGAGGCTCAGAGTGATCTGGTGACACCCCTTCCCAAGCTCTGGAgttgggagggaagaaaaagggtTGAGGCCCGGGAAGGGGGGCGGGAGGCCAGGGCAGCTTTGCGGGTGACTCAGCCAGGGATTCAGACTTTGGGACAGTTTAAATTTAGCCCTCAGGCCCTCTGCTTTACGCTGACTTTTTTTtggcaggaggtggggaaggggtggtgaGAGAATCGGGAAGGGAGGCCCTCAGGAGACAGGACCAGGGGTGATCAACTGGCCAAAGCCTGGGGGAGGCAAAGGAGCCCCCAAAATAGCTCCTTGGACTCTGGCCGCACAGCTACATTCCTGCCCAGGCTAGGATTAGAAACAGAAACATTTcggggggtggagggcagagcGGGGAGACACCAGTCCCTGAGGCTCCGGAGAGCCAGCCAGGAGGGATTTTCATTGTCCCT
Proteins encoded:
- the DMPK gene encoding myotonin-protein kinase isoform X2; translated protein: MSAEVRLRRLQQLVLDPGFLGLEPLLDLLLGVHQELGASDLAQEKYVADFLQWVDPIAARLKEARLQRDDFEILKVIGRGAFSEVAVVKMKQTGQVYAMKIMNKWDMLKRGEVSCFREERDVLVNGDQRWITQLHFAFQDENYLYLVMEYYVGGDLLTLLSKFGERIPAEMARFYLAEIVMAIDSVHRLGYVHRDIKPDNILLDRCGHIRLADFGSCLKLRADGTVRSLVAVGTPDYLSPEILQAVGGGPGTGSYGPECDWWALGVFAYEMFYGQTPFYADSTAETYGKIVHYKEHLSLPLADAGVPEEARDLIQQLLCPREMRLGRNGAGDFQKHPFFFGLDWDSLRDSVPPFTPDFDGATDTCNFDVVEDGLTAMETLSDIGEGMPLGVHLPFVGYSYSCMALRDEEILGSTPMELEVEPLPEPLQEPSLEPTVPGSEETAEVAVPEAILEPVAEAEVTLRELQEALEEEVLSRQSLSQELEAIRLANQNFASQLQEAQARNRDLEAHVRQLQERMELLQAEGAAAVTGLPSPRAMDPPSHMAPRPWLWASARWWGQAPCTAATCCSLPGSLGLAYGRRVPCSCSPLLWLVPPPWAALGWWPAPAISPQSDPAREPPSPPEP
- the DMPK gene encoding myotonin-protein kinase isoform X1; protein product: MSAEVRLRRLQQLVLDPGFLGLEPLLDLLLGVHQELGASDLAQEKYVADFLQWVDPIAARLKEARLQRDDFEILKVIGRGAFSEVAVVKMKQTGQVYAMKIMNKWDMLKRGEVSCFREERDVLVNGDQRWITQLHFAFQDENYLYLVMEYYVGGDLLTLLSKFGERIPAEMARFYLAEIVMAIDSVHRLGYVHRDIKPDNILLDRCGHIRLADFGSCLKLRADGTVRSLVAVGTPDYLSPEILQAVGGGPGTGSYGPECDWWALGVFAYEMFYGQTPFYADSTAETYGKIVHYKEHLSLPLADAGVPEEARDLIQQLLCPREMRLGRNGAGDFQKHPFFFGLDWDSLRDSVPPFTPDFDGATDTCNFDVVEDGLTAMVSGGGETLSDIGEGMPLGVHLPFVGYSYSCMALRDEEILGSTPMELEVEPLPEPLQEPSLEPTVPGSEETAEVAVPEAILEPVAEAEVTLRELQEALEEEVLSRQSLSQELEAIRLANQNFASQLQEAQARNRDLEAHVRQLQERMELLQAEGAAAVTGLPSPRAMDPPSHMAPRPWLWASARWWGQAPCTAATCCSLPGSLGLAYGRRVPCSCSPLLWLVPPPWAALGWWPAPAISPQSDPAREPPSPPEP
- the DMPK gene encoding myotonin-protein kinase isoform X3, with the translated sequence MSAEVRLRRLQQLVLDPGFLGLEPLLDLLLGVHQELGASDLAQEKYVADFLQWVDPIAARLKEARLQRDDFEILKVIGRGAFSEVAVVKMKQTGQVYAMKIMNKWDMLKRGEVSCFREERDVLVNGDQRWITQLHFAFQDENYLYLVMEYYVGGDLLTLLSKFGERIPAEMARFYLAEIVMAIDSVHRLGYVHRDIKPDNILLDRCGHIRLADFGSCLKLRADGTVRSLVAVGTPDYLSPEILQAVGGGPGTGSYGPECDWWALGVFAYEMFYGQTPFYADSTAETYGKIVHYKEHLSLPLADAGVPEEARDLIQQLLCPREMRLGRNGAGDFQKHPFFFGLDWDSLRDSVPPFTPDFDGATDTCNFDVVEDGLTAMVSGGGETLSDIGEGMPLGVHLPFVGYSYSCMALRDEEILGSTPMELEVEPLPEPLQEPSLEPTVPGSEETAEVAVPEAILEPVAEAEVTLRELQEALEEEVLSRQSLSQELEAIRLANQNFASQLQEAQARNRDLEAHVRQLQERMELLQAEGAAAVTGLPSPRAMDPPSHLDGPPAVALGQCPLVGPGPMHRRHLLLPARVPRPGLREARSLLLFAAALAGATALGCTGLVACAGHLAAV
- the DMPK gene encoding myotonin-protein kinase isoform X4 — translated: MSAEVRLRRLQQLVLDPGFLGLEPLLDLLLGVHQELGASDLAQEKYVADFLQWVDPIAARLKEARLQRDDFEILKVIGRGAFSEVAVVKMKQTGQVYAMKIMNKWDMLKRGEVSCFREERDVLVNGDQRWITQLHFAFQDENYLYLVMEYYVGGDLLTLLSKFGERIPAEMARFYLAEIVMAIDSVHRLGYVHRDIKPDNILLDRCGHIRLADFGSCLKLRADGTVRSLVAVGTPDYLSPEILQAVGGGPGTGSYGPECDWWALGVFAYEMFYGQTPFYADSTAETYGKIVHYKEHLSLPLADAGVPEEARDLIQQLLCPREMRLGRNGAGDFQKHPFFFGLDWDSLRDSVPPFTPDFDGATDTCNFDVVEDGLTAMETLSDIGEGMPLGVHLPFVGYSYSCMALRDEEILGSTPMELEVEPLPEPLQEPSLEPTVPGSEETAEVAVPEAILEPVAEAEVTLRELQEALEEEVLSRQSLSQELEAIRLANQNFASQLQEAQARNRDLEAHVRQLQERMELLQAEGAAAVTGLPSPRAMDPPSHLDGPPAVALGQCPLVGPGPMHRRHLLLPARVPRPGLREARSLLLFAAALAGATALGCTGLVACAGHLAAV
- the DMPK gene encoding myotonin-protein kinase isoform X5 translates to MSAEVRLRRLQQLVLDPGFLGLEPLLDLLLGVHQELGASDLAQEKYVADFLQWVDPIAARLKEARLQRDDFEILKVIGRGAFSEVAVVKMKQTGQVYAMKIMNKWDMLKRGEVSCFREERDVLVNGDQRWITQLHFAFQDENYLYLVMEYYVGGDLLTLLSKFGERIPAEMARFYLAEIVMAIDSVHRLGYVHRDIKPDNILLDRCGHIRLADFGSCLKLRADGTVRSLVAVGTPDYLSPEILQAVGGGPGTGSYGPECDWWALGVFAYEMFYGQTPFYADSTAETYGKIVHYKEHLSLPLADAGVPEEARDLIQQLLCPREMRLGRNGAGDFQKHPFFFGLDWDSLRDSVPPFTPDFDGATDTCNFDVVEDGLTAMVSGGGETLSDIGEGMPLGVHLPFVGYSYSCMALRDEEILGSTPMELEVEPLPEPLQEPSLEPTVPGSEETAEVAVPEAILEPVAEAEVTLRELQEALEEEVLSRQSLSQELEAIRLANQNFASQLQEAQARNRDLEAHVRQLQERMELLQAEGAAGP